In one window of Limisphaera ngatamarikiensis DNA:
- a CDS encoding 3-deoxy-D-manno-octulosonic acid transferase, whose product MIRTLYNVLFTAGFWLLAPYYFVRMRRRGNWRAGFRQRFGRYDTKFKQSITNRHVVWIHAVSVGEVNLATQLIRALEPRLPNVKIVVSTTTTTGMGELQRKTPSHIGKIYYPIDRKRYVARALGAIKPVAVLLMEAEVWPNFLWRARNLDIPVFLVNARLSERSYRWYRRLGWFFRPLFESFAGVGAQNEADAARLRELGCRPEVIRVVGSLKFDAAQLEERTTLDVPALLRQVGVEPDRRILLGGSTHAGEEAVLAEMFQRLRTRHPDLFLVLVPRHFERGREVGETLARLGVRFVYRSEITSRTSLAPGQVDCLLVNTTGELRHFYPHATVVFVGKSLTAEGGQNPLEPAAVGRPVVFGPHMENFAEIAGKLVSGGGAWQVTSAAELETAVDRLLGDPQLREQMGRRAVEVVRENLGAVERTVEMVLEVLQRRRPEVLIVRE is encoded by the coding sequence ATGATACGCACCCTGTACAACGTGTTGTTCACGGCGGGGTTCTGGCTGCTGGCGCCGTACTATTTTGTCCGGATGCGCCGGCGCGGAAACTGGAGGGCGGGGTTCCGACAGCGCTTCGGGCGGTACGACACCAAGTTCAAGCAATCCATCACCAACCGGCATGTGGTGTGGATTCATGCGGTGAGCGTGGGGGAGGTGAACCTTGCGACGCAGTTGATCCGTGCCCTGGAACCGCGCCTGCCCAACGTGAAGATCGTGGTTTCGACCACGACGACGACCGGGATGGGGGAACTGCAGCGCAAGACGCCATCCCACATCGGCAAGATCTACTATCCGATCGACCGGAAGCGGTACGTGGCGCGGGCGCTGGGGGCCATCAAGCCGGTGGCCGTGCTTTTGATGGAGGCCGAGGTGTGGCCGAACTTTTTGTGGCGGGCGCGCAACCTGGACATTCCCGTCTTCCTGGTGAATGCGCGGCTTTCGGAGCGATCGTACCGGTGGTACCGGCGGTTGGGGTGGTTTTTCCGGCCGTTGTTCGAGTCGTTTGCCGGTGTGGGGGCCCAGAACGAGGCGGACGCCGCACGGTTGCGGGAGTTGGGGTGTCGTCCGGAAGTGATCCGGGTGGTGGGGAGTTTGAAGTTTGACGCGGCCCAGTTGGAAGAACGGACAACCCTGGATGTGCCGGCATTGTTGCGGCAGGTGGGTGTGGAACCGGATCGGCGCATTCTGTTGGGCGGGAGCACCCATGCCGGAGAGGAGGCCGTCCTGGCGGAGATGTTTCAGCGGCTGCGCACGCGGCATCCGGATTTGTTCCTGGTGCTGGTGCCGCGGCATTTTGAGCGCGGCCGTGAGGTGGGCGAAACGCTGGCGCGATTGGGGGTTCGATTTGTGTACCGGAGCGAGATCACCAGCCGCACATCGCTGGCACCGGGGCAGGTGGACTGTTTGCTGGTGAACACGACGGGTGAACTGCGGCACTTTTATCCGCACGCCACGGTGGTGTTTGTGGGCAAGAGCCTCACGGCGGAGGGCGGACAAAATCCCTTGGAACCGGCTGCGGTGGGGCGGCCGGTGGTTTTCGGGCCGCACATGGAAAACTTTGCCGAAATTGCGGGCAAACTGGTGTCCGGGGGCGGTGCCTGGCAGGTCACGAGCGCGGCGGAGCTGGAGACGGCCGTGGACCGGTTGCTGGGGGATCCGCAGTTGCGTGAGCAAATGGGCCGGCGTGCGGTGGAGGTGGTTCGGGAAAACCTCGGCGCGGTGGAACGGACCGTGGAGATGGTGTTGGAGGTTCTGCAACGGCGGCGGCCCGAGGTGCTGATTGTCCGCGAGTGA
- a CDS encoding peptidoglycan D,D-transpeptidase FtsI family protein, producing MGEGALGSLQMRRTLIVMAGFLLLYAGLMYRLVDLQVLQHPELEVEARRNREREILRTPRRGDIVDGRGTLLATSIPARTVCADPMLIGGYAPVVARALAPVLGVSELELQRRLLPRVRQDPATGRWLTNRYVVLARQVPLEQWERIETAMRDLDLGVDVTRLGVRERRMIQQVRRYGVFTDPFEDPVRWYPNGPLAAHVLGYTRVWDREEDGRGVRERRGADGIELTLDGELAGVRGWRVTETDGRRREVVRLRDQDVAPRDGWNVVLTLDAVVQDILERALAEAMERHQPRNITGLVLRPRTGAILAWAVLPNFDPNRLDAAPLEARRNVMITDIMEPGSTFKVVVVGGALNDEVVTLEDVFDCERGRFFYAGRILHDPHPYDRLTVREIVAKSSNIGAAKIGMRLGEARLYEYIRAFGFGSLTGVPLPGEVPGTVPAVKNWYKISIAQIPMGHGVAVTRLQMAMAMAAVANGGVLMAPKLVERLEDGRGGVVAAYAPVAVRRVLREEAARALVEALKTVPTREGTARAAAVPGYTVAGKTGTAQKAEPGRGYVPGKYVSSFIGFLPADRPEVLIAITLDEPQRGYYGGQVAAPVFRQVAERVMQYLGVPPDRPEEAGSALAAAGAKGTAPVRSDRDQSRDVN from the coding sequence ATGGGCGAGGGCGCGTTGGGCAGCTTGCAGATGCGGCGGACCCTGATCGTGATGGCGGGGTTTTTGCTGCTGTATGCCGGTTTGATGTACCGGCTGGTGGATCTGCAGGTGTTGCAGCATCCGGAGCTGGAGGTGGAGGCGCGGCGGAATCGGGAACGGGAGATTCTGCGCACGCCACGGCGTGGGGACATTGTGGATGGGCGCGGGACATTGCTGGCGACGAGCATTCCGGCGCGGACGGTTTGTGCGGATCCGATGTTGATTGGGGGGTACGCGCCGGTGGTGGCGCGGGCGTTGGCGCCGGTGTTGGGGGTGTCGGAACTGGAGTTGCAGAGGCGGTTGTTGCCCCGGGTGCGTCAGGATCCGGCGACGGGGCGCTGGTTGACGAACCGGTATGTGGTGCTGGCGCGGCAGGTGCCGTTGGAGCAGTGGGAGCGGATCGAGACGGCGATGCGGGATCTGGATCTGGGTGTGGACGTGACCCGGCTGGGGGTGCGGGAGCGTCGGATGATCCAGCAGGTGCGACGCTACGGTGTGTTCACCGATCCGTTTGAGGATCCGGTGCGCTGGTATCCGAACGGCCCGTTGGCGGCCCATGTGCTGGGGTATACGCGGGTTTGGGACCGGGAGGAGGATGGGCGCGGAGTTCGGGAGCGTCGGGGTGCGGATGGGATCGAGCTGACATTGGACGGGGAACTGGCCGGGGTTCGGGGCTGGCGGGTGACGGAGACGGACGGGCGACGGCGGGAGGTGGTACGGTTGCGGGATCAGGATGTGGCTCCCCGGGATGGTTGGAACGTGGTGCTGACGTTGGATGCGGTGGTGCAGGACATTCTGGAGAGGGCGTTGGCGGAGGCGATGGAGCGGCATCAGCCCAGGAACATCACCGGGTTGGTGTTGCGGCCCCGGACGGGGGCGATCCTGGCGTGGGCGGTGTTGCCGAATTTTGATCCGAACCGGTTGGATGCGGCGCCGCTGGAGGCGCGGAGGAACGTGATGATCACGGACATCATGGAGCCGGGATCGACGTTCAAGGTGGTTGTGGTGGGCGGGGCGTTGAATGACGAAGTGGTGACCTTGGAGGATGTGTTTGATTGCGAGCGGGGCCGGTTTTTTTACGCGGGCCGGATTTTGCATGACCCTCATCCGTATGACCGGCTGACGGTGCGGGAGATCGTGGCCAAGTCGTCCAACATAGGTGCGGCGAAGATCGGGATGCGGCTGGGCGAGGCGCGTTTGTATGAGTACATCCGGGCGTTTGGGTTTGGGTCGCTGACGGGTGTGCCGTTACCGGGAGAGGTGCCCGGGACCGTGCCGGCGGTGAAGAACTGGTACAAAATTTCGATTGCACAAATCCCGATGGGGCACGGGGTGGCGGTGACGCGGTTGCAGATGGCGATGGCGATGGCGGCGGTGGCGAACGGGGGTGTGTTGATGGCGCCGAAGCTGGTGGAACGGTTGGAGGACGGGCGTGGAGGTGTGGTGGCTGCGTATGCGCCGGTGGCGGTGCGACGGGTATTGCGGGAGGAGGCGGCCCGGGCGCTGGTCGAGGCTCTGAAGACGGTTCCCACCCGGGAGGGGACGGCCCGGGCGGCGGCGGTGCCGGGTTACACGGTGGCGGGCAAGACGGGCACGGCACAGAAGGCCGAGCCGGGTCGTGGTTATGTGCCGGGGAAATATGTGTCGTCGTTTATTGGTTTTCTGCCGGCGGATCGGCCGGAGGTGTTGATTGCGATCACGCTGGACGAGCCGCAGCGGGGGTATTACGGGGGGCAGGTGGCGGCTCCGGTGTTTCGGCAGGTGGCCGAGCGGGTGATGCAGTATCTGGGGGTACCGCCGGATCGGCCGGAGGAGGCCGGGTCGGCTCTGGCGGCGGCCGGGGCGAAGGGGACCGCCCCGGTCCGTTCGGATCGGGATCAGTCTCGCGATGTGAACTGA
- the rsmH gene encoding 16S rRNA (cytosine(1402)-N(4))-methyltransferase RsmH codes for MNVLHQPVLVAEVLSWMAVRPGGRYIDATVGTGGHAAAILEASAPDGRLLGMDRDPEALALAEERLRPFAGRYVLWRGNYADLLERVEEGVWDGVLLDLGVSSLQLDRPERGFSFQADGPLDMRMDPGQGLTAADLVNGASEEELARWFAELGGEPRARAIARAVVRARPLRRTVELAELVSRVYGGRHGSRHPATRVFQALRMVVNDELGSLRRGLAAAWRALRSGGRLAVITFHSGEAREVKAFGREKVRPYECPGGVDVPELRRPRSPEGRWVTSGAVQVGEEEQRRNPRSRSAQLRVLEKL; via the coding sequence GTGAACGTGTTGCATCAACCGGTTTTGGTGGCGGAGGTGCTGTCGTGGATGGCGGTGCGTCCCGGGGGCCGGTACATCGATGCGACGGTGGGGACGGGCGGTCATGCGGCGGCGATTTTGGAGGCGAGCGCTCCGGATGGGCGGTTGTTGGGGATGGACCGGGATCCGGAGGCGTTGGCGCTGGCGGAGGAACGGTTGCGCCCTTTTGCGGGTCGGTACGTATTGTGGCGCGGGAACTACGCGGATTTGCTGGAGCGCGTGGAGGAGGGAGTTTGGGACGGGGTGCTGTTGGATTTGGGGGTGAGTTCGTTGCAATTGGATCGGCCGGAGCGAGGTTTCAGTTTTCAGGCCGATGGTCCGTTGGACATGCGGATGGATCCGGGCCAGGGGTTGACGGCGGCGGACCTGGTGAACGGGGCCTCGGAGGAGGAGCTGGCGCGGTGGTTTGCGGAGCTGGGCGGGGAACCGCGGGCGCGGGCGATTGCGCGGGCGGTGGTGCGGGCGCGGCCGTTGCGGCGGACGGTGGAGCTGGCGGAATTGGTGAGTCGTGTGTATGGGGGGCGGCACGGGTCGCGGCATCCTGCCACTCGAGTGTTTCAGGCGTTGCGGATGGTGGTGAACGACGAGCTGGGGTCGTTGCGGCGGGGGCTGGCTGCGGCGTGGCGGGCGTTGCGGTCCGGGGGGCGGTTGGCGGTGATCACGTTTCATTCCGGGGAGGCGCGGGAGGTGAAGGCTTTTGGTCGGGAGAAGGTGCGGCCGTACGAGTGTCCGGGTGGTGTGGACGTGCCGGAGCTGCGGCGACCGCGGTCGCCGGAGGGTCGGTGGGTGACCTCGGGTGCGGTGCAGGTGGGCGAGGAGGAGCAGCGGCGCAATCCGCGGAGTCGGAGTGCGCAACTGCGAGTGTTGGAGAAGTTGTGA
- a CDS encoding O-antigen ligase family protein — MNLKGLERWCERGLLGLALALLVWGPLATGCVRPQDFLVLQGLTVGLLGLWGIRLWVERRPELLWPPICWPVLLFLLYALVRYWTADIESVARQEWLRVLVYGSVFFVVLNNLHGQEETRWIAFTMIGLGMLISFYALYQFVTDSNRVWGFVSPYRHRGMGTYINPNHLAGYLELVTPLAFTYAITSRLSPVVKVVLGYAGLVMLAGLVVTMSRAGWVSAGVVLLVMFVVLALRSAHRWVALGLLAVAIAAGWYFLPKSFVLKKRWELVQRDLAEGEVSDVRPALWRAAVELWRENPWWGIGPGHFDYRFRQVRPASIQNRPDRVHNDYLNTLVDWGVVGAFLVGGMLVCLIVGVVQTWPYVRGTPGDLGGRSSNKFAFVFGASLGLVALAIHSLADFNLHIPANALIAVTWAALLSSHLRFSTDRYWFRARLGVKVGLTVVLALVAVYLVREGWRSAREQRILARAEALADCSPEQVAELEKAWAVEPRNPLTAYRLGEALRIQSFEGAPNYRDLAEQAMRWYEIAMRLNPYDPYPLLRYGMCLDWLDRSEEAQPYYDRALALDPNNHYLVAHMGWHYVQMGQWAAARAWFERSRKLHWKDNIMADRYLAIVRQRLLDEAQGPAGGTAPGGSR, encoded by the coding sequence ATGAATCTCAAGGGGCTGGAACGTTGGTGCGAGCGCGGGCTTTTGGGGCTCGCGCTGGCGCTGTTGGTGTGGGGTCCGCTCGCCACCGGTTGTGTTCGGCCGCAGGATTTCCTCGTGTTGCAGGGGTTGACGGTGGGGTTGCTGGGTTTGTGGGGGATCCGGTTGTGGGTGGAGCGGCGGCCGGAGTTGTTGTGGCCGCCGATTTGCTGGCCGGTGCTGTTGTTTCTGTTGTATGCGCTGGTGCGGTACTGGACGGCGGACATTGAGTCGGTGGCGCGTCAGGAATGGTTGCGGGTGCTGGTGTACGGGTCGGTGTTTTTTGTGGTGTTGAACAATCTGCACGGGCAGGAGGAGACCCGGTGGATTGCGTTCACGATGATCGGGCTGGGGATGCTGATTTCGTTTTACGCGTTGTACCAGTTTGTGACGGATTCGAACCGGGTGTGGGGTTTTGTGTCGCCGTACCGGCACCGGGGGATGGGGACGTACATCAACCCGAACCATCTGGCGGGTTATCTGGAGCTGGTGACGCCGCTGGCCTTCACCTACGCGATTACGAGCCGGTTGTCGCCGGTGGTGAAGGTGGTGCTGGGGTATGCCGGGTTGGTGATGTTGGCGGGGCTGGTGGTGACGATGTCGCGGGCGGGTTGGGTCTCGGCGGGGGTGGTGTTGTTGGTGATGTTTGTGGTGTTGGCGTTGCGGAGTGCGCATCGGTGGGTGGCGTTGGGGTTGTTGGCGGTGGCGATTGCGGCGGGTTGGTACTTTTTGCCGAAGAGCTTTGTGTTGAAGAAGCGTTGGGAGCTGGTGCAGCGGGATCTGGCGGAGGGGGAGGTCTCGGACGTGCGTCCGGCGTTGTGGCGTGCGGCGGTGGAGCTGTGGCGGGAGAATCCGTGGTGGGGGATCGGGCCGGGACATTTTGATTACCGGTTTCGGCAGGTGCGTCCGGCGTCGATCCAGAACCGGCCGGACCGGGTGCACAACGATTATCTGAACACGCTGGTGGACTGGGGCGTGGTGGGTGCGTTTCTGGTGGGGGGCATGTTGGTGTGTTTGATTGTGGGGGTGGTCCAGACCTGGCCGTATGTGCGGGGGACGCCGGGGGATTTGGGCGGGCGTTCGAGCAACAAGTTTGCCTTTGTGTTCGGGGCGTCGTTGGGGTTGGTTGCGCTGGCGATTCATTCGCTGGCGGACTTCAACCTGCACATTCCGGCCAATGCGTTGATTGCGGTGACGTGGGCGGCATTGTTGAGTTCACATTTGCGGTTTTCCACGGACCGGTACTGGTTCCGCGCCCGGTTGGGGGTGAAGGTGGGTTTGACGGTGGTGTTGGCGTTGGTGGCGGTGTATCTGGTGCGGGAGGGGTGGCGCAGCGCGCGGGAGCAACGGATTCTGGCACGGGCGGAGGCGTTGGCGGATTGTTCGCCGGAGCAGGTGGCGGAGCTGGAGAAGGCGTGGGCAGTGGAGCCGCGCAATCCGCTCACGGCCTACAGGCTGGGGGAGGCCCTGCGAATCCAGAGTTTCGAGGGGGCGCCGAATTATCGTGACCTGGCCGAGCAGGCGATGCGCTGGTACGAGATTGCGATGCGGCTGAACCCGTACGATCCCTACCCGCTGTTGCGGTACGGGATGTGCCTGGACTGGCTGGATCGGAGCGAGGAGGCCCAGCCGTATTATGATCGGGCGCTGGCGCTGGATCCGAACAACCATTATCTGGTGGCGCACATGGGTTGGCATTACGTGCAGATGGGCCAGTGGGCGGCGGCCCGGGCCTGGTTCGAGCGATCGCGCAAACTGCATTGGAAGGACAACATCATGGCGGACCGGTACCTGGCGATTGTGCGGCAGCGATTGTTGGACGAAGCGCAGGGGCCGGCGGGAGGTACGGCTCCCGGCGGATCACGATGA
- a CDS encoding UDP-N-acetylmuramoyl-tripeptide--D-alanyl-D-alanine ligase, with product MTQAELAGRGLRLAPNSRSCEGLRMEAEAGWTLGFVRDAAGARLLRGDPGLRVAGVCTDSRQVRQGDLFVALRGPRFDGHEFVSAAVDGGAVAVLVEAGRGGEVPAGCAVLEVEDTRAALARWAVVHRAGFGGRVIAVAGSNGKTSTKELLGSVLGRGGPVVASAASFNNELGVPLTLLRLGGRHWAAVVEVGTNHPGELGRLLSWVQPDCGVLTGVGREHLEFFGDLAGVAAEEGTLAEVLPAGGVLVLSGDDTWAGAIAARTRARVVRVGFEEGNDWRAREVRLDWRGTRFWVEGPEDGWSGAYEIRLLGRHQVRNALLAVALARELGLGVEQVRAGLAGCRPAPHRMESFEAGGVRVLDDAYNANPDSMRAALETFCALPCAGRRVAVLGEMAELGSASERAHAEAGRWAAELGVQQLLAVGPWAGVMAGAAREAGLTRVLVFGGVEPVWGALRQLLRPGDALLLKASRRAGLERLAEWWRSEMGDAA from the coding sequence ATGACGCAGGCTGAACTGGCGGGGCGGGGCTTGAGGCTGGCGCCGAATTCGCGCTCGTGCGAGGGGTTGCGCATGGAAGCAGAGGCGGGCTGGACGCTGGGATTTGTACGGGATGCAGCCGGGGCACGGTTGTTGCGGGGTGATCCCGGGTTGCGGGTGGCCGGGGTGTGCACGGATTCGCGTCAGGTCCGGCAGGGGGATTTGTTCGTGGCGTTGCGGGGGCCGCGGTTTGACGGGCATGAGTTTGTTTCGGCGGCGGTGGACGGGGGTGCGGTGGCGGTCCTGGTGGAGGCGGGGCGTGGTGGGGAGGTGCCTGCGGGGTGTGCGGTACTGGAGGTGGAGGACACGCGGGCGGCTTTGGCGCGCTGGGCGGTGGTGCATCGGGCGGGGTTTGGCGGGCGTGTGATTGCGGTGGCGGGTTCGAATGGCAAGACGAGTACGAAGGAACTGTTGGGGTCGGTGTTGGGTCGGGGTGGGCCGGTGGTGGCGAGCGCGGCAAGTTTCAACAATGAGCTGGGTGTGCCGTTGACGCTGTTGCGACTGGGGGGGCGGCATTGGGCGGCTGTGGTGGAGGTGGGGACGAACCATCCCGGGGAGCTAGGTCGGTTGCTGTCGTGGGTGCAACCGGACTGCGGCGTATTGACCGGGGTGGGTCGGGAGCATTTGGAGTTTTTCGGGGATCTGGCGGGTGTGGCGGCGGAGGAGGGGACGCTGGCGGAGGTGCTTCCGGCGGGGGGTGTGTTGGTGTTGTCCGGTGACGATACGTGGGCCGGGGCGATTGCGGCGCGGACGAGGGCGCGCGTGGTTCGGGTGGGTTTTGAGGAGGGGAATGACTGGCGTGCGCGGGAGGTGCGGCTGGACTGGCGGGGCACGCGATTTTGGGTGGAGGGACCGGAGGATGGCTGGAGTGGGGCGTATGAGATCCGGTTGTTGGGTCGGCATCAGGTGAGGAATGCGTTGCTGGCGGTGGCACTGGCGCGGGAGCTGGGTTTGGGGGTGGAGCAGGTGCGTGCGGGGCTGGCCGGCTGCCGACCGGCGCCGCATCGGATGGAGAGTTTCGAGGCGGGCGGTGTGCGTGTGTTGGATGACGCGTACAATGCGAATCCGGACTCGATGCGGGCGGCGTTGGAGACGTTTTGTGCGCTGCCGTGTGCGGGGCGGCGGGTGGCGGTGTTGGGGGAGATGGCGGAGCTGGGGTCCGCGAGCGAGCGCGCGCATGCGGAGGCGGGTCGTTGGGCTGCGGAGCTGGGGGTACAACAGTTGCTTGCGGTGGGTCCGTGGGCCGGGGTGATGGCCGGGGCGGCGCGGGAGGCGGGGCTGACGCGGGTTCTGGTGTTTGGGGGGGTGGAGCCCGTGTGGGGTGCGCTGCGACAGTTGTTGCGACCGGGGGATGCGTTGTTGTTGAAGGCATCGCGTCGGGCGGGTTTGGAGCGGTTGGCGGAGTGGTGGCGGAGTGAGATGGGAGATGCGGCATGA